A genomic segment from Malus domestica chromosome 05, GDT2T_hap1 encodes:
- the LOC108170255 gene encoding uncharacterized protein isoform X3 has protein sequence MLGILRQKVGAGSSSAMILGQRIRPATSAMRGFASSVKKIGRFRRPCHRGDWVFRVCDFSLKPAKTCVFKEIRFFGFLTFLCSLRRPLYLRKSPILQKLWVSWRVLRLICFGFLTRDLRHHCYTKLADGVPLSQTRSLRGHTSFSRLHRIATSEHCTGLLNFEL, from the exons ATGTTGGGAATTTTAAGGCAAAAAGTAGGAGCTGGAAGCTCATCAGCTATG ATTTTAGGACAGAGGATTCGCCCCGCCACGTCGGCAATGAGGGGTTTCGCATCTTCGGTGAAAAAG ATCGGGCGATTCCGGAGGCCTTGCCATCGAG GAGATTGGGTTTTTCGAGTTTGTGACTTTTCATTGAAGCCTGCGAAGACCTGTGTGTTTAAG GAGATCCGGTTTTTCGGGTTTCTGACGTTTCTTTGCAGCCTGCGAAGGCCTCTGTATTTAAG GAAATCGCCAATCCTGCAGAAACTTTGGGTTTCCTGGCGAGTTCTCCGACTTATTTGTTTCGG CTTTCTCACCAGAGATCTCCGCCATCACTGCTACACCAAACTCGCCGATGGCGTCCCACTCTCTCAAACCAG ATCTTTGAGAGGACACACATCATTTAGCCGATTGCATAGGATTGCTACATCTGAACACTGTACAG GCCtcttgaattttgaattgtgA
- the LOC108170255 gene encoding uncharacterized protein isoform X11 has translation MLGILRQKVGAGSSSAMILGQRIRPATSAMRGFASSVKKIGRFRRPCHRGDWVFRVCDFSLKPAKTCVFKEIRFFGFLTFLCSLRRPLYLRDLRHHCYTKLADGVPLSQTRSLRGHTSFSRLHRIATSEHCTGLLNFEL, from the exons ATGTTGGGAATTTTAAGGCAAAAAGTAGGAGCTGGAAGCTCATCAGCTATG ATTTTAGGACAGAGGATTCGCCCCGCCACGTCGGCAATGAGGGGTTTCGCATCTTCGGTGAAAAAG ATCGGGCGATTCCGGAGGCCTTGCCATCGAG GAGATTGGGTTTTTCGAGTTTGTGACTTTTCATTGAAGCCTGCGAAGACCTGTGTGTTTAAG GAGATCCGGTTTTTCGGGTTTCTGACGTTTCTTTGCAGCCTGCGAAGGCCTCTGTATTTAAG AGATCTCCGCCATCACTGCTACACCAAACTCGCCGATGGCGTCCCACTCTCTCAAACCAG ATCTTTGAGAGGACACACATCATTTAGCCGATTGCATAGGATTGCTACATCTGAACACTGTACAG GCCtcttgaattttgaattgtgA
- the LOC108170255 gene encoding uncharacterized protein isoform X8, with protein sequence MSLLVPINRTPSRNASPNSLASSPARDWVFRVCDFSLKPAKTCVFKEIRFFGFLTFLCSLRRPLYLRKSPILQKLWVSWRVLRLICFGFLTRDLRHHCYTKLADGVPLSQTRSLRGHTSFSRLHRIATSEHCTGGAAFGIFGLFCLLL encoded by the exons ATGTCTCTACTCGTGCCGATCAATCGAACACCGTCCAGGAATGCGTCTCCGAATTCATTAGCTTCGTCACCAGCGA GAGATTGGGTTTTTCGAGTTTGTGACTTTTCATTGAAGCCTGCGAAGACCTGTGTGTTTAAG GAGATCCGGTTTTTCGGGTTTCTGACGTTTCTTTGCAGCCTGCGAAGGCCTCTGTATTTAAG GAAATCGCCAATCCTGCAGAAACTTTGGGTTTCCTGGCGAGTTCTCCGACTTATTTGTTTCGG CTTTCTCACCAGAGATCTCCGCCATCACTGCTACACCAAACTCGCCGATGGCGTCCCACTCTCTCAAACCAG ATCTTTGAGAGGACACACATCATTTAGCCGATTGCATAGGATTGCTACATCTGAACACTGTACAG GAGGTGCGGCTTTTGGTATTTTTGGCCTTTTTTGTCTGCTGTTGTAA
- the LOC108170255 gene encoding uncharacterized protein isoform X2, whose amino-acid sequence MLGILRQKVGAGSSSAMILGQRIRPATSAMRGFASSVKKIGRFRRPCHRGDWVFRVCDFSLKPAKTCVFKEIRFFGFLTFLCSLRRPLYLRKSPILQKLWVSWRVLRLICFGDLRHHCYTKLADGVPLSQTRSLRGHTSFSRLHRIATSEHCTGGAAFGIFGLFCLLL is encoded by the exons ATGTTGGGAATTTTAAGGCAAAAAGTAGGAGCTGGAAGCTCATCAGCTATG ATTTTAGGACAGAGGATTCGCCCCGCCACGTCGGCAATGAGGGGTTTCGCATCTTCGGTGAAAAAG ATCGGGCGATTCCGGAGGCCTTGCCATCGAG GAGATTGGGTTTTTCGAGTTTGTGACTTTTCATTGAAGCCTGCGAAGACCTGTGTGTTTAAG GAGATCCGGTTTTTCGGGTTTCTGACGTTTCTTTGCAGCCTGCGAAGGCCTCTGTATTTAAG GAAATCGCCAATCCTGCAGAAACTTTGGGTTTCCTGGCGAGTTCTCCGACTTATTTGTTTCGG AGATCTCCGCCATCACTGCTACACCAAACTCGCCGATGGCGTCCCACTCTCTCAAACCAG ATCTTTGAGAGGACACACATCATTTAGCCGATTGCATAGGATTGCTACATCTGAACACTGTACAG GAGGTGCGGCTTTTGGTATTTTTGGCCTTTTTTGTCTGCTGTTGTAA
- the LOC108170255 gene encoding uncharacterized protein isoform X10 → MSLLVPINRTPSRNASPNSLASSPARDWVFRVCDFSLKPAKTCVFKEIRFFGFLTFLCSLRRPLYLRKSPILQKLWVSWRVLRLICFGFLTRDLRHHCYTKLADGVPLSQTRSLRGHTSFSRLHRIATSEHCTGLLNFEL, encoded by the exons ATGTCTCTACTCGTGCCGATCAATCGAACACCGTCCAGGAATGCGTCTCCGAATTCATTAGCTTCGTCACCAGCGA GAGATTGGGTTTTTCGAGTTTGTGACTTTTCATTGAAGCCTGCGAAGACCTGTGTGTTTAAG GAGATCCGGTTTTTCGGGTTTCTGACGTTTCTTTGCAGCCTGCGAAGGCCTCTGTATTTAAG GAAATCGCCAATCCTGCAGAAACTTTGGGTTTCCTGGCGAGTTCTCCGACTTATTTGTTTCGG CTTTCTCACCAGAGATCTCCGCCATCACTGCTACACCAAACTCGCCGATGGCGTCCCACTCTCTCAAACCAG ATCTTTGAGAGGACACACATCATTTAGCCGATTGCATAGGATTGCTACATCTGAACACTGTACAG GCCtcttgaattttgaattgtgA
- the LOC108170255 gene encoding uncharacterized protein isoform X7 translates to MLGILRQKVGAGSSSAMILGQRIRPATSAMRGFASSVKKIGRFRRPCHRGDWVFRVCDFSLKPAKTCVFKEIRFFGFLTFLCSLRRPLYLREEILNLQKLGFQEIANPAETLGFLASSPTYLFRRSPPSLLHQTRRWRPTLSNQIFERTHII, encoded by the exons ATGTTGGGAATTTTAAGGCAAAAAGTAGGAGCTGGAAGCTCATCAGCTATG ATTTTAGGACAGAGGATTCGCCCCGCCACGTCGGCAATGAGGGGTTTCGCATCTTCGGTGAAAAAG ATCGGGCGATTCCGGAGGCCTTGCCATCGAG GAGATTGGGTTTTTCGAGTTTGTGACTTTTCATTGAAGCCTGCGAAGACCTGTGTGTTTAAG GAGATCCGGTTTTTCGGGTTTCTGACGTTTCTTTGCAGCCTGCGAAGGCCTCTGTATTTAAG GGAAGAAATTttaaacctacaaaagcttggttttcaGGAAATCGCCAATCCTGCAGAAACTTTGGGTTTCCTGGCGAGTTCTCCGACTTATTTGTTTCGG AGATCTCCGCCATCACTGCTACACCAAACTCGCCGATGGCGTCCCACTCTCTCAAACCAG ATCTTTGAGAGGACACACATCATTTAG
- the LOC108170255 gene encoding uncharacterized protein isoform X1, with translation MLGILRQKVGAGSSSAMILGQRIRPATSAMRGFASSVKKIGRFRRPCHRGDWVFRVCDFSLKPAKTCVFKEIRFFGFLTFLCSLRRPLYLRKSPILQKLWVSWRVLRLICFGFLTRDLRHHCYTKLADGVPLSQTRSLRGHTSFSRLHRIATSEHCTGGAAFGIFGLFCLLL, from the exons ATGTTGGGAATTTTAAGGCAAAAAGTAGGAGCTGGAAGCTCATCAGCTATG ATTTTAGGACAGAGGATTCGCCCCGCCACGTCGGCAATGAGGGGTTTCGCATCTTCGGTGAAAAAG ATCGGGCGATTCCGGAGGCCTTGCCATCGAG GAGATTGGGTTTTTCGAGTTTGTGACTTTTCATTGAAGCCTGCGAAGACCTGTGTGTTTAAG GAGATCCGGTTTTTCGGGTTTCTGACGTTTCTTTGCAGCCTGCGAAGGCCTCTGTATTTAAG GAAATCGCCAATCCTGCAGAAACTTTGGGTTTCCTGGCGAGTTCTCCGACTTATTTGTTTCGG CTTTCTCACCAGAGATCTCCGCCATCACTGCTACACCAAACTCGCCGATGGCGTCCCACTCTCTCAAACCAG ATCTTTGAGAGGACACACATCATTTAGCCGATTGCATAGGATTGCTACATCTGAACACTGTACAG GAGGTGCGGCTTTTGGTATTTTTGGCCTTTTTTGTCTGCTGTTGTAA
- the LOC108170255 gene encoding uncharacterized protein isoform X5, protein MLGILRQKVGAGSSSAMILGQRIRPATSAMRGFASSVKKIGRFRRPCHRGDWVFRVCDFSLKPAKTCVFKEIRFFGFLTFLCSLRRPLYLRKSPILQKLWVSWRVLRLICFGDLRHHCYTKLADGVPLSQTRSLRGHTSFSRLHRIATSEHCTGLLNFEL, encoded by the exons ATGTTGGGAATTTTAAGGCAAAAAGTAGGAGCTGGAAGCTCATCAGCTATG ATTTTAGGACAGAGGATTCGCCCCGCCACGTCGGCAATGAGGGGTTTCGCATCTTCGGTGAAAAAG ATCGGGCGATTCCGGAGGCCTTGCCATCGAG GAGATTGGGTTTTTCGAGTTTGTGACTTTTCATTGAAGCCTGCGAAGACCTGTGTGTTTAAG GAGATCCGGTTTTTCGGGTTTCTGACGTTTCTTTGCAGCCTGCGAAGGCCTCTGTATTTAAG GAAATCGCCAATCCTGCAGAAACTTTGGGTTTCCTGGCGAGTTCTCCGACTTATTTGTTTCGG AGATCTCCGCCATCACTGCTACACCAAACTCGCCGATGGCGTCCCACTCTCTCAAACCAG ATCTTTGAGAGGACACACATCATTTAGCCGATTGCATAGGATTGCTACATCTGAACACTGTACAG GCCtcttgaattttgaattgtgA
- the LOC108170255 gene encoding uncharacterized protein isoform X12 has product MSLLVPINRTPSRNASPNSLASSPARDWVFRVCDFSLKPAKTCVFKEIRFFGFLTFLCSLRRPLYLRKSPILQKLWVSWRVLRLICFGDLRHHCYTKLADGVPLSQTRSLRGHTSFSRLHRIATSEHCTGLLNFEL; this is encoded by the exons ATGTCTCTACTCGTGCCGATCAATCGAACACCGTCCAGGAATGCGTCTCCGAATTCATTAGCTTCGTCACCAGCGA GAGATTGGGTTTTTCGAGTTTGTGACTTTTCATTGAAGCCTGCGAAGACCTGTGTGTTTAAG GAGATCCGGTTTTTCGGGTTTCTGACGTTTCTTTGCAGCCTGCGAAGGCCTCTGTATTTAAG GAAATCGCCAATCCTGCAGAAACTTTGGGTTTCCTGGCGAGTTCTCCGACTTATTTGTTTCGG AGATCTCCGCCATCACTGCTACACCAAACTCGCCGATGGCGTCCCACTCTCTCAAACCAG ATCTTTGAGAGGACACACATCATTTAGCCGATTGCATAGGATTGCTACATCTGAACACTGTACAG GCCtcttgaattttgaattgtgA
- the LOC108170255 gene encoding uncharacterized protein isoform X4, which translates to MLGILRQKVGAGSSSAMILGQRIRPATSAMRGFASSVKKIGRFRRPCHRGDWVFRVCDFSLKPAKTCVFKEIRFFGFLTFLCSLRRPLYLRKSPILQKLWVSCFLTRDLRHHCYTKLADGVPLSQTRSLRGHTSFSRLHRIATSEHCTGGAAFGIFGLFCLLL; encoded by the exons ATGTTGGGAATTTTAAGGCAAAAAGTAGGAGCTGGAAGCTCATCAGCTATG ATTTTAGGACAGAGGATTCGCCCCGCCACGTCGGCAATGAGGGGTTTCGCATCTTCGGTGAAAAAG ATCGGGCGATTCCGGAGGCCTTGCCATCGAG GAGATTGGGTTTTTCGAGTTTGTGACTTTTCATTGAAGCCTGCGAAGACCTGTGTGTTTAAG GAGATCCGGTTTTTCGGGTTTCTGACGTTTCTTTGCAGCCTGCGAAGGCCTCTGTATTTAAG GAAATCGCCAATCCTGCAGAAACTTTGGGTTTCCTG CTTTCTCACCAGAGATCTCCGCCATCACTGCTACACCAAACTCGCCGATGGCGTCCCACTCTCTCAAACCAG ATCTTTGAGAGGACACACATCATTTAGCCGATTGCATAGGATTGCTACATCTGAACACTGTACAG GAGGTGCGGCTTTTGGTATTTTTGGCCTTTTTTGTCTGCTGTTGTAA
- the LOC108170255 gene encoding uncharacterized protein isoform X6 gives MLGILRQKVGAGSSSAMILGQRIRPATSAMRGFASSVKKIGRFRRPCHRGDWVFRVCDFSLKPAKTCVFKEIRFFGFLTFLCSLRRPLYLREEILNLQKLGFQEIANPAETLGFLASSPTYLFRLSHQRSPPSLLHQTRRWRPTLSNQIFERTHII, from the exons ATGTTGGGAATTTTAAGGCAAAAAGTAGGAGCTGGAAGCTCATCAGCTATG ATTTTAGGACAGAGGATTCGCCCCGCCACGTCGGCAATGAGGGGTTTCGCATCTTCGGTGAAAAAG ATCGGGCGATTCCGGAGGCCTTGCCATCGAG GAGATTGGGTTTTTCGAGTTTGTGACTTTTCATTGAAGCCTGCGAAGACCTGTGTGTTTAAG GAGATCCGGTTTTTCGGGTTTCTGACGTTTCTTTGCAGCCTGCGAAGGCCTCTGTATTTAAG GGAAGAAATTttaaacctacaaaagcttggttttcaGGAAATCGCCAATCCTGCAGAAACTTTGGGTTTCCTGGCGAGTTCTCCGACTTATTTGTTTCGG CTTTCTCACCAGAGATCTCCGCCATCACTGCTACACCAAACTCGCCGATGGCGTCCCACTCTCTCAAACCAG ATCTTTGAGAGGACACACATCATTTAG
- the LOC108170255 gene encoding uncharacterized protein isoform X9: MLGILRQKVGAGSSSAMILGQRIRPATSAMRGFASSVKKIGRFRRPCHRGDWVFRVCDFSLKPAKTCVFKEIRFFGFLTFLCSLRRPLYLSFLTRDLRHHCYTKLADGVPLSQTRSLRGHTSFSRLHRIATSEHCTGLLNFEL; this comes from the exons ATGTTGGGAATTTTAAGGCAAAAAGTAGGAGCTGGAAGCTCATCAGCTATG ATTTTAGGACAGAGGATTCGCCCCGCCACGTCGGCAATGAGGGGTTTCGCATCTTCGGTGAAAAAG ATCGGGCGATTCCGGAGGCCTTGCCATCGAG GAGATTGGGTTTTTCGAGTTTGTGACTTTTCATTGAAGCCTGCGAAGACCTGTGTGTTTAAG GAGATCCGGTTTTTCGGGTTTCTGACGTTTCTTTGCAGCCTGCGAAGGCCTCTGTATTTAAG CTTTCTCACCAGAGATCTCCGCCATCACTGCTACACCAAACTCGCCGATGGCGTCCCACTCTCTCAAACCAG ATCTTTGAGAGGACACACATCATTTAGCCGATTGCATAGGATTGCTACATCTGAACACTGTACAG GCCtcttgaattttgaattgtgA